A part of Candidatus Delongbacteria bacterium genomic DNA contains:
- a CDS encoding response regulator, translating into MIDSLKLLREDGNQTICGAEFKLGDSPSGSRFGVEELLLRFASVSLLDLKEGEFAGRVRQQFESYRVLTDAPAEAETGLLLAAAISVLAGLLGRGESNLDVSVDSAALIRVRFDAAEDKLHAFATLCPLAMLDVVHREGRIDARLLKVLELAAIYFAGDYPLDSRQDELLDTFAARYSSEVVNTFINFLYPNSEHVQNSFCKLLVLEDNRDLAEIFSDMLASYGYVVYLAFDGLQGLDHVEREQFDLIISDIQMPNLDGLSFLGVLRNLRPEIPVIITTGYTGIWEAREILDLGAVAFLPKPFSMHDLVSSVEQALARQAC; encoded by the coding sequence ATGATCGATAGTCTCAAACTCCTGCGGGAAGATGGCAACCAGACCATCTGTGGTGCAGAATTCAAGCTTGGCGATTCCCCTTCCGGCAGCCGATTCGGAGTGGAGGAGCTGTTGCTGCGTTTTGCCAGTGTCAGCTTGCTGGATCTGAAGGAAGGTGAATTCGCGGGGCGAGTCCGCCAGCAGTTCGAGAGTTACCGGGTGCTGACCGACGCACCGGCCGAGGCGGAAACCGGTCTGCTGCTTGCCGCCGCGATTTCCGTGCTGGCAGGACTGCTGGGACGCGGCGAGAGCAATCTGGACGTCTCCGTGGATTCCGCTGCCCTGATCCGGGTGCGCTTCGATGCCGCCGAAGACAAACTGCATGCCTTCGCCACCCTGTGTCCCCTGGCCATGCTGGATGTGGTTCACCGCGAAGGACGCATCGATGCCCGGCTGCTGAAGGTGCTGGAACTGGCGGCGATCTACTTCGCCGGGGATTATCCGCTGGATTCGCGCCAGGATGAGCTGCTGGACACCTTTGCTGCGCGCTATTCGTCGGAAGTGGTGAACACCTTCATCAATTTCCTCTATCCCAACAGCGAGCATGTGCAGAACTCCTTCTGCAAGCTGCTGGTCCTGGAAGACAACCGCGATCTGGCCGAGATCTTCAGCGACATGCTGGCCAGCTATGGGTACGTGGTCTATCTGGCCTTTGATGGATTGCAGGGCCTGGACCACGTGGAGCGCGAGCAGTTTGACCTGATCATTTCCGACATCCAGATGCCCAATCTGGACGGACTGAGTTTCCTGGGTGTGCTGCGCAACCTGCGGCCGGAGATTCCCGTGATCATCACCACGGGCTATACCGGCATCTGGGAAGCCCGCGAGATCCTGGATCTGGGAGCGGTCGCCTTTCTGCCCAAGCCCTTCTCGATGCACGATCTGGTCAGTTCGGTGGAGCAGGCCCTTGCTCGTCAGGCCTGCTGA
- a CDS encoding nitrous oxide-stimulated promoter family protein — protein MSSSPGPRIKRELKTIEAMCRLYCRYHHGTPDLCDACREKLDYSLKRTEHCPFGEDKGTCRNCTIHCYRSPWKDELRTMMAWAGPRMMLHHPWLALMHSLDGLKRSMKRPERPERA, from the coding sequence ATGTCATCCAGCCCCGGGCCACGCATCAAGCGCGAACTGAAGACCATCGAGGCCATGTGCCGCCTGTATTGTCGGTACCATCATGGCACGCCCGATCTGTGCGATGCCTGCCGTGAGAAGCTGGATTACAGCCTCAAGCGCACCGAGCATTGCCCTTTCGGCGAGGACAAGGGGACCTGCCGCAACTGCACGATCCACTGTTATCGTTCACCCTGGAAAGACGAACTGCGGACGATGATGGCCTGGGCCGGTCCACGCATGATGCTGCACCATCCCTGGCTGGCACTGATGCACAGCCTGGATGGACTGAAGCGCAGCATGAAGCGTCCGGAGAGGCCTGAACGCGCCTGA
- the upp gene encoding uracil phosphoribosyltransferase produces MGVPGTRVVNLHSRILETLQGTPTFSRHTPIAGANVPIILLNHPVIQHNLAQARNRTTDSETFAKMIDRISSLMVYEVSRDLPSHPVSLETPLETTQGNCLSRPLVLVPILRAGLGMVQGFKALLPDAMVAHLGLYRDEQTLEPVVYYKKLPRDLQNRDLIVLDPMLATGGTAVAALHFLKERRPATIRLVCVLAAPEGVKHVEQAHPDVPIYGAALDRELNSVGYILPGLGDAGDRIFGTTGTDDGDDA; encoded by the coding sequence ATGGGTGTGCCCGGAACCCGGGTCGTGAACTTGCACTCAAGAATCTTGGAAACCCTGCAGGGCACCCCTACATTTTCGCGTCACACACCCATCGCCGGAGCCAACGTGCCAATTATCCTGCTCAACCACCCGGTCATCCAGCACAATCTGGCCCAGGCGCGCAATCGAACGACCGACAGCGAGACCTTCGCCAAGATGATCGACCGCATCTCGTCGCTGATGGTCTACGAGGTCAGCCGGGATCTGCCCAGCCACCCGGTCTCGCTGGAAACTCCGCTGGAAACCACCCAGGGAAACTGCCTGAGCCGCCCATTGGTGCTGGTCCCCATCCTGCGGGCCGGTCTGGGGATGGTGCAGGGGTTCAAGGCCCTGCTGCCCGATGCCATGGTCGCCCACCTGGGGCTGTACCGCGACGAGCAGACTCTGGAGCCCGTGGTCTACTACAAGAAACTGCCCCGGGATCTGCAGAACCGTGACCTGATCGTGCTGGATCCCATGCTGGCCACCGGCGGCACGGCCGTGGCCGCGCTGCACTTCCTCAAGGAACGCAGGCCCGCCACGATCCGGCTGGTCTGCGTGCTGGCCGCTCCCGAAGGCGTCAAGCACGTGGAGCAGGCACATCCCGACGTGCCGATCTATGGCGCGGCCCTGGACCGCGAACTGAACTCGGTGGGCTATATCCTCCCCGGGCTGGGCGATGCGGGCGATCGCATCTTCGGCACCACCGGCACCGACGATGGGGACGACGCCTGA
- a CDS encoding tetratricopeptide repeat protein, with amino-acid sequence MNPGRTAVINRAIDSTIREDYSGAILLMDSLIRAEPDRPEGWFFRAAIQSIRMTDEESFRHEAAFLADLDSAETRALQLEPVSHDTPDVAFCLASITSYRAYHASRREEWLKAVSLGLGAVRSFERVQELWPDFPDVRLGLGNYLFWKSVKMRAFQWMPFIEDERREGIRLVESARRSGEYHSWVAASNLSWMYLEDKQPQQALEICEEGLAHYPGSRLFLFPLGDALIQLQQWSRAEEVWRTILAQLESPTQNSGVNRVICHEKLARIAEARGDHARALDLARTGLGILVDQAQKSRVRDTRRRLQELLDSNN; translated from the coding sequence TTGAATCCCGGGCGCACGGCCGTGATCAACCGCGCCATCGACAGCACCATCCGCGAGGACTACTCCGGGGCCATATTGCTGATGGACAGCCTGATCCGCGCCGAACCGGATCGGCCCGAAGGTTGGTTCTTCCGGGCGGCCATCCAGTCGATCCGGATGACCGACGAAGAAAGTTTTCGCCACGAAGCCGCGTTCCTGGCCGATCTGGACAGTGCCGAGACTCGCGCCCTGCAGCTGGAGCCGGTGTCACACGACACGCCCGACGTGGCATTCTGCCTGGCCAGCATCACCAGTTACCGCGCCTATCATGCCTCACGCCGCGAAGAGTGGCTCAAGGCGGTCTCCCTCGGTCTTGGGGCCGTGCGGTCCTTCGAGCGGGTCCAGGAACTGTGGCCCGATTTCCCCGATGTGCGACTGGGACTGGGCAACTACCTCTTCTGGAAGAGCGTGAAGATGCGCGCTTTCCAGTGGATGCCCTTCATCGAGGACGAGCGTCGGGAAGGCATTCGACTGGTCGAAAGCGCCCGCCGCAGCGGCGAGTATCACTCCTGGGTGGCGGCGTCCAATCTCAGCTGGATGTACCTGGAAGACAAGCAGCCACAGCAAGCCCTCGAGATCTGCGAGGAAGGACTGGCACACTATCCGGGAAGTCGGCTGTTCCTGTTTCCCCTGGGCGACGCGCTGATCCAGTTGCAGCAGTGGTCCCGTGCCGAGGAAGTCTGGCGCACGATCCTGGCCCAGCTGGAGTCGCCCACCCAGAACAGCGGAGTCAATCGGGTGATCTGCCACGAGAAGCTGGCCCGCATCGCCGAAGCCAGGGGGGATCACGCACGAGCCCTCGACCTGGCCCGCACGGGGCTGGGGATTCTCGTGGACCAGGCCCAGAAATCCCGCGTGCGTGACACCCGTCGTCGCCTCCAGGAACTGCTGGACTCAAACAACTGA
- a CDS encoding DsrE family protein has product MTFLYLNSDRMGTGDDELGRRLLLAFLEKLLESRTPVDLVGCVNSGIRLSTEAGRGAELLARLEQAGARIASCGTCLDHFGKREQLLVGEVGSMDGTVKVMTEADRVIRPC; this is encoded by the coding sequence ATGACATTTCTGTATCTCAACTCCGACCGCATGGGAACGGGTGACGACGAACTGGGACGCCGCCTCCTGCTGGCGTTCCTGGAGAAGCTGCTGGAATCGAGAACTCCCGTGGATCTGGTGGGTTGTGTCAATTCGGGGATCCGGCTGAGTACGGAAGCCGGCCGTGGTGCCGAGCTGCTGGCCCGTCTGGAGCAGGCCGGCGCGCGCATTGCCAGCTGCGGAACCTGTCTGGACCATTTCGGCAAGCGGGAACAGCTGCTGGTGGGCGAGGTGGGCAGCATGGACGGTACGGTCAAGGTCATGACCGAGGCCGATCGCGTGATCCGCCCCTGCTGA
- a CDS encoding FKBP-type peptidyl-prolyl cis-trans isomerase, translated as MMRTTGKFLILLALLGIAVGCGSTGGKGVANEKNEVVTFEEKVSYAFGRDMGAWLANQKVELDIDAFVQGVRDTLFASGKSLMTQDSIQAVMGEFRRQSQARMQAETESIAEKNRAAGEAFLKENGTKEGVVTTESGLQYQVITMGDGPKPEATDQVKVHYAGTLLDGTQFDSSYDRGQPASFGLNGVIRGWTEGVQLMPVGSKFKFWIPGDLAYGKRGSPGKIGPDEVLVFEVELLEILK; from the coding sequence ATGATGCGTACCACAGGAAAGTTTCTGATTCTGCTGGCGCTGCTTGGAATCGCCGTTGGATGCGGCAGCACAGGAGGAAAGGGAGTGGCGAACGAGAAGAACGAAGTCGTCACCTTCGAAGAGAAGGTCAGCTATGCATTCGGCCGGGACATGGGCGCCTGGTTGGCCAACCAGAAAGTCGAACTGGACATCGATGCGTTCGTGCAGGGCGTTCGTGATACCCTGTTCGCCAGCGGAAAATCCTTGATGACACAGGATTCGATCCAGGCCGTCATGGGCGAGTTCCGTCGCCAGAGTCAGGCCCGCATGCAGGCCGAGACCGAGTCGATTGCCGAGAAGAACCGCGCCGCGGGCGAGGCCTTCCTCAAGGAGAACGGCACCAAGGAGGGTGTGGTCACCACCGAATCCGGTCTGCAGTACCAGGTGATCACCATGGGCGACGGCCCCAAGCCCGAGGCCACCGATCAGGTGAAGGTGCACTACGCCGGTACTCTGCTGGATGGTACCCAGTTCGACAGTTCATACGACCGTGGCCAGCCTGCCAGCTTCGGGTTGAATGGCGTGATCCGCGGCTGGACCGAAGGCGTGCAGCTGATGCCCGTCGGCAGCAAGTTCAAGTTCTGGATCCCCGGTGATCTCGCCTACGGCAAGCGTGGCAGCCCCGGCAAGATCGGTCCCGATGAGGTGCTGGTGTTCGAGGTCGAGCTGCTCGAGATTCTCAAGTAG
- a CDS encoding DUF3365 domain-containing protein — MFRWVSLPLLLACLSCQPGEPDYQVMSPDEIAHFKEQGALRSGEVMSALMSQLNQALTAKGPAGALDFCSTRALRMTDSLAHRDPAVDIKRVSRKTRNPLNSPDRAEQRALEIMHSHADVGGDVPSELMQKYRRGQRTIVRYYRPIRMGATCLACHGNPADFSPDLSQALEKIYPSDQAVGYGLGELRGLLRVEFSLEN; from the coding sequence ATGTTCCGTTGGGTATCCCTGCCCCTGCTGCTCGCTTGCCTGTCCTGCCAACCGGGCGAACCGGACTATCAGGTGATGAGTCCGGATGAGATTGCCCATTTCAAGGAACAGGGCGCCCTGCGATCGGGTGAAGTGATGAGTGCGCTGATGTCACAGCTGAATCAGGCACTGACGGCCAAAGGGCCCGCGGGAGCGCTCGATTTCTGTTCCACGCGCGCACTCAGGATGACCGACTCCCTGGCCCACAGGGACCCCGCCGTGGACATCAAACGGGTCTCCCGCAAGACACGCAATCCCTTGAATTCACCGGATCGTGCCGAACAGCGCGCGCTTGAAATCATGCACTCCCATGCGGATGTGGGGGGCGATGTGCCCTCCGAGCTGATGCAGAAGTACCGGCGTGGCCAACGGACCATCGTGCGTTACTACCGCCCCATCCGCATGGGCGCGACCTGCCTGGCCTGCCATGGAAATCCCGCGGACTTTTCACCCGACCTCAGCCAGGCACTCGAGAAGATCTATCCCTCGGACCAGGCGGTGGGCTACGGCCTTGGCGAGCTGCGGGGCCTGCTGCGGGTGGAATTCTCGCTGGAAAACTGA
- the porU gene encoding type IX secretion system sortase PorU, with translation MPDTSAGFLSICLLAFLLLFATELQARELTILRSDANGLLFDLQPEWDQQPREGETGWSLRASSSQDPLSLVESFRLALPPGASARATILDSRYRSLPGDLVPELQSANASQPLKAREESWRDLNTLVLELELTDGPRRILESARIQVSWSGGGRVGGSSLCSPLELRQCLLNPAQASGWATLPAARRITQPASWEGTRWVRVPISEEGLYKLTPQDLSALGLNPASFDPEAIKVYGHDGQMIPDDPSSPLNDRSRLLELPVIREHDGNGAFDGNDRLLFHARGLFGLARNGEGLIRHTQHYYDDRNQVWLLLDGVTAGRSMAPIASTGGTPVQSVVWRTFIDDNINNARNSSRDWFGVEFVNRNTQSWSWPVPLGAGNRSVALEYRFSYSTNPSNTRDSLHFELNGLPVGGRGVRPSSSGTLDADLALSGNALSFSITQLASTGIPVLLDYIELAVESQPAFVDGVCHFESPLAPGPWSTTIGSFPAGGYLLDVTFVDSTRVSRGATFSDRVPENPAVPGSGLQRLYYGVAEAGIRSITGAQLDSQPDLLLAANTTELVVISPESLVDAVQPLVDHRNARGDVRARLVTLEDVYRQFNAGVADPGAVRNFLRAEYQSGLPSPVLKYALLVGNGHYDPVGRIQGAWPDLFPVWYQSGKMIDEYYGWLLNDNSMDIAIGRLSAWSSAEVSSYVDKLIRYESGQDDGAWRNRMIFVGDDEHGENGIVRSWESDHTQHSEYLISAIVPPSFEVERIYEIEYPTVYNPEIRVNEKPLAEKRLLDGMREGASLINYIGHGNNTTWTHEYLFNSSKHFNLLPGNNRPAIYIAATCSWAEIDLPIGLALPQQLLTMPRGGAMGVMAATRNTTSGGNDRFARNLYPALFAAWSDSLTERITVAEAMRIAKNASVSSNDELYLYLGDPSQMPGFPEGGGRLTAVRRPDGSVTDTLRTLELATLEALAGPFSVTSAAAPQEGEALVVVREAPVPRRYYYDLPSSGTATVPDSLDYEKPGALLFAGKVRYTAGRPLARFIMPADFSGRTAPGQVRMYYTGEDASGQPADGLIFDESIHFALNPDPPVDEQAPTLRLSFNGPQWRENDLLAPNSSVYIVLADSNGINLTGEIGHRIELEIDGGTPVDLTPAFVYDNGSWTEGTVQQELPQLEAGLHHARVRAFDNFNNPGYAEADFRVVNTGSLSLVDLVNYPNPVGSSTRFTFRLNGLAIDPPADVELRVFTTRGRRVFGDRLALAGNESLYYSEDWRPRDDRGDPLARGVYLYQLRLKVPATSWSRVDELGNLVSESVNGGTVTANGSLIVD, from the coding sequence GTGCCGGACACGTCTGCCGGATTCCTTTCCATTTGTCTGCTGGCATTCCTCCTCCTGTTCGCAACGGAACTGCAGGCCCGGGAACTCACGATCCTGCGCTCCGACGCCAACGGCCTGCTGTTCGACTTGCAACCCGAATGGGACCAGCAGCCACGAGAAGGCGAGACGGGCTGGAGCCTGCGTGCCTCGTCCAGCCAGGACCCGCTCAGTCTGGTGGAATCCTTCCGTCTGGCCCTGCCACCAGGAGCTTCCGCCAGGGCCACGATTCTGGACAGCCGCTACCGCAGCTTGCCGGGCGATCTGGTTCCCGAACTTCAGTCCGCGAATGCCTCACAACCCCTGAAGGCACGCGAGGAAAGCTGGCGCGATCTCAACACGCTGGTGCTTGAACTGGAGCTGACGGACGGTCCGCGCCGGATTCTCGAATCGGCCAGGATCCAGGTGAGCTGGAGCGGTGGTGGCCGTGTGGGCGGCAGTTCGCTCTGCAGCCCGCTGGAACTGCGCCAGTGCCTGCTCAATCCTGCCCAGGCCAGTGGCTGGGCCACGCTGCCGGCAGCCCGGCGGATCACGCAGCCGGCGTCCTGGGAAGGCACTCGCTGGGTGCGGGTGCCCATTTCCGAGGAAGGGCTCTACAAGCTGACCCCCCAGGACCTGAGCGCCCTGGGACTGAATCCTGCCAGTTTCGATCCCGAGGCGATCAAGGTCTACGGTCACGACGGCCAGATGATTCCCGATGATCCATCCAGTCCGCTCAACGATCGCTCGCGCCTCCTGGAACTGCCCGTGATCCGCGAACACGATGGCAACGGGGCCTTCGACGGCAACGACCGGCTGCTGTTTCACGCCAGGGGGCTCTTCGGCCTGGCGCGCAACGGCGAAGGGCTGATCCGTCACACGCAGCACTACTATGACGACCGCAACCAGGTCTGGCTGCTGCTCGACGGAGTCACCGCCGGTCGCAGCATGGCCCCGATCGCAAGCACAGGTGGCACGCCCGTTCAATCAGTGGTCTGGCGCACCTTCATTGACGACAACATCAACAACGCACGCAACAGCTCGCGTGACTGGTTCGGGGTCGAATTCGTCAACCGCAACACGCAAAGCTGGAGCTGGCCGGTTCCGCTGGGGGCGGGCAATCGCTCGGTGGCACTGGAGTACAGATTCAGCTACTCCACCAACCCCAGCAACACGCGCGACAGCCTGCATTTCGAGCTGAACGGGCTGCCCGTGGGTGGGCGCGGAGTGCGTCCCAGTTCGTCGGGCACTCTCGATGCGGATCTGGCCCTCTCGGGCAATGCACTGTCCTTCAGCATCACACAGTTGGCATCCACGGGCATTCCCGTACTGCTGGACTACATCGAACTGGCCGTCGAGTCCCAGCCGGCGTTCGTGGACGGCGTCTGCCATTTCGAATCACCCCTGGCGCCCGGCCCATGGTCCACCACGATCGGCAGTTTTCCGGCGGGCGGATACCTGCTGGACGTGACTTTCGTCGACAGCACGCGAGTCAGTCGCGGCGCGACTTTCAGCGATCGGGTGCCCGAGAATCCGGCTGTACCCGGAAGCGGACTTCAGCGCCTGTACTACGGAGTGGCGGAGGCTGGAATCCGCTCCATCACGGGAGCCCAGCTCGATTCCCAACCGGATCTCCTGTTGGCGGCCAACACCACCGAACTGGTGGTGATCAGTCCCGAGAGTCTGGTCGATGCGGTCCAGCCCCTGGTGGATCACCGCAATGCCCGCGGAGACGTGCGGGCGCGTCTGGTCACGCTGGAAGATGTCTACCGCCAGTTCAACGCGGGTGTGGCGGACCCCGGAGCCGTGCGCAATTTCCTGCGGGCCGAGTACCAGAGTGGGCTGCCGTCCCCGGTTCTCAAGTATGCCCTGCTGGTGGGAAATGGGCACTACGATCCTGTGGGACGCATCCAGGGCGCCTGGCCGGATCTCTTTCCGGTCTGGTACCAGTCCGGCAAGATGATCGACGAGTATTACGGCTGGCTGCTGAACGACAACAGCATGGACATCGCCATCGGGCGCCTGTCCGCATGGAGTTCCGCCGAGGTGAGCAGTTATGTGGACAAGCTGATTCGTTACGAGAGTGGCCAGGATGATGGCGCCTGGCGCAACCGGATGATCTTCGTGGGCGACGACGAGCACGGCGAGAACGGCATCGTGCGCAGCTGGGAGAGCGACCACACCCAGCACAGCGAGTACCTGATCTCGGCCATCGTGCCCCCGTCCTTCGAGGTCGAGCGGATCTACGAGATCGAGTATCCTACCGTCTACAATCCCGAAATCCGGGTGAACGAGAAACCTCTGGCCGAGAAGCGTCTGCTGGATGGCATGCGCGAGGGGGCCAGCCTGATCAACTACATCGGGCACGGCAACAACACGACCTGGACTCATGAGTACCTGTTCAATTCCAGCAAGCACTTCAACCTGCTGCCCGGCAACAACCGGCCCGCGATCTACATCGCGGCCACCTGCTCCTGGGCCGAGATCGACCTGCCCATTGGCCTGGCCCTGCCCCAGCAGCTGCTGACCATGCCCCGTGGCGGCGCGATGGGCGTGATGGCCGCCACGCGCAACACCACCAGTGGCGGCAACGACCGCTTCGCGCGCAATCTCTATCCGGCGCTGTTCGCGGCCTGGAGTGATTCGCTGACCGAACGCATCACGGTGGCCGAAGCGATGCGCATCGCCAAGAATGCCAGCGTGTCTTCCAACGACGAGCTGTACCTGTATCTGGGCGACCCCAGCCAGATGCCCGGTTTTCCCGAGGGGGGCGGGCGGCTCACGGCCGTACGTCGACCCGACGGCAGTGTGACCGATACACTGCGGACTCTGGAGCTGGCCACCCTGGAAGCCCTGGCGGGGCCATTCAGTGTCACCAGCGCCGCGGCTCCGCAGGAGGGTGAGGCCCTGGTGGTGGTCCGCGAGGCTCCGGTTCCCAGGCGCTATTACTACGACCTGCCCAGCTCGGGGACCGCAACGGTTCCCGACTCGCTGGACTACGAGAAACCCGGCGCCTTGCTGTTCGCGGGCAAGGTGCGATACACGGCCGGCCGCCCGCTGGCCCGGTTCATCATGCCGGCGGACTTTTCCGGACGCACGGCTCCGGGGCAGGTACGCATGTATTACACGGGCGAGGATGCGTCCGGCCAGCCCGCCGACGGGCTGATCTTCGACGAGAGCATTCACTTCGCGCTCAACCCGGACCCGCCCGTGGATGAACAGGCTCCCACGTTGCGCCTGTCCTTCAATGGGCCCCAGTGGCGCGAGAATGATCTGCTGGCACCCAATTCGAGTGTCTACATCGTGCTGGCCGACTCCAATGGAATCAATCTGACCGGCGAGATCGGCCATCGCATCGAGCTGGAGATCGACGGCGGTACCCCGGTGGACCTGACTCCGGCATTCGTCTACGACAACGGCAGCTGGACCGAGGGTACCGTGCAGCAGGAACTGCCGCAGCTGGAAGCGGGTTTGCACCACGCGCGCGTGCGCGCCTTTGACAACTTCAACAATCCGGGCTATGCCGAAGCCGATTTCCGTGTGGTGAATACCGGGAGCCTGTCCCTCGTGGATCTGGTGAACTATCCCAATCCGGTGGGAAGCAGCACGCGATTCACCTTCAGGCTCAATGGGCTGGCCATTGACCCGCCCGCCGACGTGGAGTTGCGAGTCTTCACCACGCGCGGGCGACGGGTCTTCGGCGACCGACTGGCCCTGGCGGGAAATGAAAGCCTGTACTACAGCGAGGACTGGCGCCCCCGGGATGATCGGGGCGATCCGCTGGCACGCGGAGTCTATCTCTATCAGCTGAGGCTGAAAGTGCCCGCCACGTCCTGGAGCCGCGTGGATGAGCTTGGCAACCTGGTGAGCGAAAGCGTGAATGGCGGCACCGTGACCGCCAACGGCAGCCTGATCGTCGACTGA